Proteins encoded within one genomic window of Mycolicibacterium aubagnense:
- a CDS encoding polyamine aminopropyltransferase, with the protein MVTETPAAQAAPGPAVGTRWRALLLAAVSACAACGIVYELALLTLSTSLNGGGVVSTSLIVAGYVAALGVGGLLAKALLARAAISFIAVETTLGVVGGLSATVLYVTFAFLGDSDWVLGVATALIGGLVGAEVPLLMTLLQRDRVAGATDAGRVLANLNAADYLGALLGGLAWPFLVLPHLGMIRGAAATGMINLAAAAVVSVFLLRRILSRREFIGALSALVLAFAVLGGLLAAADGIETTSRQRLYADPIVAYRHSAYQEIVVTRRGDDTRLYLDGGLQFSTRDEYRYTESLVYPALGQGARSVLVIGGGDGLAARELLRQKGIDRIVQVELDPAVVAIARTTLRDANADALDDPRVQLILDDAMTWLRVPHPEVAPPGGFDAIIVDLPDPDNPVLGRLYSTEFYSLAARALAPQGLLVVQSGSPYSTPIVFWRAVSTIASAGLAVTPYHIEVPTFGDWGFTLARRGAAPPVPILPKDAPPLRFLNQQVLDAATVFAPDTAPQHLPPSTLEHPLIVDDMRRGYR; encoded by the coding sequence ATGGTGACGGAAACCCCAGCGGCCCAGGCGGCCCCCGGACCTGCGGTCGGAACGCGTTGGCGCGCGCTGCTTTTGGCGGCGGTGTCGGCGTGCGCCGCGTGCGGCATCGTCTATGAGCTTGCGCTGCTGACCCTTTCGACGAGTCTGAACGGCGGCGGCGTGGTGTCGACATCGCTGATCGTCGCGGGCTACGTCGCGGCCCTGGGCGTCGGCGGGCTGTTGGCCAAGGCCCTGCTGGCCCGCGCGGCAATCAGTTTCATCGCGGTGGAGACGACACTGGGTGTCGTGGGCGGACTGTCGGCGACGGTGCTGTACGTGACGTTCGCTTTCCTCGGCGACTCCGACTGGGTGTTGGGAGTAGCGACAGCCCTGATCGGCGGTTTGGTCGGCGCGGAAGTGCCGCTGCTGATGACGCTGTTGCAGCGGGACCGGGTCGCCGGTGCCACCGACGCCGGCCGGGTGCTGGCCAACCTCAATGCCGCCGACTATCTGGGCGCCCTGCTGGGCGGTCTGGCATGGCCATTTCTGGTCTTGCCGCACCTGGGCATGATCCGCGGCGCCGCCGCCACCGGAATGATCAACCTGGCTGCCGCAGCGGTGGTTTCGGTCTTTCTGTTACGCCGCATCCTGAGCCGGCGCGAATTCATCGGCGCGCTGAGCGCCCTGGTGCTGGCGTTCGCGGTGCTGGGCGGGTTGTTGGCGGCCGCCGACGGCATCGAGACCACGTCGCGGCAGCGGCTGTATGCCGACCCGATTGTGGCCTATCGGCATTCGGCATACCAGGAGATCGTGGTGACCCGCCGTGGCGACGACACCCGGCTGTATCTCGATGGCGGATTGCAGTTCTCGACCCGCGACGAGTACCGGTACACCGAATCGCTGGTCTACCCGGCGTTGGGCCAGGGCGCCCGCTCGGTGCTCGTGATCGGCGGTGGCGACGGTCTGGCAGCGCGAGAATTGTTGCGTCAGAAAGGTATCGACAGAATCGTCCAGGTCGAACTGGATCCGGCGGTGGTCGCGATTGCGCGCACCACATTGCGGGACGCCAACGCCGATGCGCTCGACGATCCGCGCGTTCAGCTGATTCTCGACGACGCCATGACGTGGCTGCGGGTCCCGCACCCCGAAGTCGCGCCGCCGGGCGGATTCGACGCAATCATCGTCGACCTGCCGGACCCCGACAACCCGGTTCTGGGCCGACTCTATTCGACGGAGTTCTACAGCCTGGCCGCCCGGGCGCTGGCGCCCCAGGGACTGTTGGTGGTGCAGTCCGGCAGTCCGTACTCGACGCCGATCGTGTTCTGGCGCGCGGTGTCCACCATCGCGTCCGCGGGATTGGCCGTGACGCCGTACCACATCGAGGTGCCGACATTCGGCGACTGGGGTTTCACGCTGGCCCGTCGCGGCGCCGCGCCACCGGTGCCCATCCTACCCAAAGACGCTCCCCCGCTTCGCTTTCTGAATCAGCAGGTGCTCGACGCCGCCACCGTCTTCGCGCCCGACACTGCCCCCCAACACCTGCCGCCGTCGACTCTGGAGCATCCGCTGATCGTCGACGACATGCGGCGCGGATACCGCTAG
- the gatC gene encoding Asp-tRNA(Asn)/Glu-tRNA(Gln) amidotransferase subunit GatC: MSKISRDDVAHLANLARLALTDGELDSFAGQLDAILAHVGKIQAVDVTGIEATGNPLKEVNITRPDVEVASLAQDQALAEAPRAEDGRFAVPRILGETE; encoded by the coding sequence GTGTCGAAGATTTCCCGGGACGATGTCGCCCATCTGGCGAATCTGGCCCGGCTCGCCCTGACCGACGGTGAGCTGGACAGTTTCGCAGGCCAGCTCGATGCCATCCTGGCGCACGTCGGCAAGATTCAGGCCGTCGACGTCACGGGGATCGAGGCGACCGGTAACCCGCTCAAAGAGGTCAACATCACGCGGCCGGACGTCGAAGTGGCGAGCCTCGCGCAGGACCAGGCGCTGGCGGAGGCCCCACGGGCCGAGGACGGGCGGTTCGCCGTGCCCCGCATCTTGGGAGAAACAGAGTGA
- a CDS encoding M24 family metallopeptidase — protein sequence MSSGRFNTDVYAARLRSAAAAAHAAGLAGLVITPGYDLRYLVGSRAQTFERLTALVVPADGATPTVVVPRLELASLKESAILELGLAVQDWVDGDDPYALVAAALPGSAVAVTDAMPALHLLPLAGVLGAVPVLATDVLRQLRMIKDPSEIDALLKAGAAIDRVHARVPGFLVPGRTEADVSADIAEAIVAEGHSEVAFIIVGSGPNGADPHHECSNRELQVGDIVVVDIGGPVEPGYNSDCTRTYSIGEPDPVVAQQYSVLQRAQAAAVAAVRPGMTAEQIDAAARDVLAAEGLAEVFVHRTGHGIGLSVHEEPYIVAGNALTLEPGMAFSVEPGVYFAGHWGARIEDIVVVTDDGCVSMNNQPHELVVVPVS from the coding sequence ATGAGCTCAGGTCGATTCAACACCGACGTCTATGCCGCGCGTCTGCGCTCGGCCGCCGCGGCCGCACACGCCGCCGGCCTGGCCGGGCTGGTCATCACCCCGGGGTATGACCTCCGGTATCTGGTGGGCTCGCGCGCGCAGACCTTCGAGCGGTTGACGGCGCTCGTCGTGCCGGCTGACGGTGCGACACCGACGGTTGTGGTGCCGCGGCTGGAGCTGGCGTCGCTGAAAGAGTCGGCGATCCTGGAACTGGGCCTGGCGGTTCAGGATTGGGTCGACGGCGACGACCCCTACGCGCTGGTGGCTGCCGCGTTGCCGGGCAGTGCCGTCGCGGTGACGGATGCCATGCCCGCACTGCATCTGTTACCGCTGGCCGGGGTCCTCGGTGCCGTGCCGGTGCTGGCCACCGACGTGCTTCGGCAGTTGCGAATGATCAAGGACCCCAGCGAGATCGACGCCCTGCTGAAGGCCGGTGCGGCCATCGACCGGGTGCACGCGCGGGTACCCGGGTTCCTGGTGCCGGGACGCACCGAGGCCGACGTATCCGCTGACATCGCCGAAGCGATTGTCGCCGAGGGCCATTCGGAGGTGGCGTTCATCATCGTCGGCTCCGGCCCGAACGGGGCGGACCCGCACCACGAATGCTCCAACCGGGAATTGCAGGTGGGTGACATCGTCGTCGTCGACATCGGCGGGCCTGTCGAGCCCGGCTACAACTCGGACTGCACCAGGACCTACAGCATCGGCGAACCCGATCCCGTCGTGGCGCAACAGTATTCGGTGCTGCAGCGGGCACAGGCGGCAGCGGTGGCGGCGGTCCGGCCCGGGATGACCGCCGAGCAGATCGACGCCGCGGCCCGCGACGTGCTGGCCGCCGAGGGACTGGCCGAGGTGTTCGTCCACCGCACCGGCCACGGCATCGGACTGTCGGTTCACGAGGAGCCCTACATCGTGGCGGGGAATGCGCTGACGCTCGAGCCGGGCATGGCGTTCAGCGTCGAGCCCGGCGTGTATTTCGCAGGGCACTGGGGTGCCCGGATCGAGGACATCGTCGTCGTCACGGACGACGGCTGCGTGTCGATGAACAACCAGCCGCACGAGTTGGTGGTTGTGCCGGTTTCGTAG
- a CDS encoding DUF4247 domain-containing protein, protein MTRGKMLILAGVLAVASVICLAIGISTARTVQSYVKDHYQNVGNNTYRCDGSPSDVADDLAEAHAPQARATDSGNYYLRYSDSIVIVGPGSGQSCAIRLESLSSGYNHGSYFFLGPGFSPGSPSHSSGGSSGGPGGVK, encoded by the coding sequence ATGACCAGGGGCAAGATGCTGATCCTCGCCGGAGTGCTGGCGGTCGCATCGGTGATCTGCCTGGCGATCGGCATCAGTACCGCCCGCACCGTGCAGTCGTACGTCAAAGATCACTATCAGAACGTCGGCAACAACACCTACCGATGCGACGGGTCGCCGAGCGACGTGGCCGACGACCTCGCCGAGGCCCACGCTCCGCAGGCACGCGCAACGGACAGCGGCAACTACTACCTGCGGTACAGCGACTCCATCGTGATCGTCGGGCCCGGCTCGGGTCAGTCGTGCGCCATCCGGTTGGAGAGCCTGAGCTCCGGATACAACCACGGCAGCTACTTCTTTCTGGGCCCTGGCTTCAGTCCGGGTTCCCCGTCGCACAGTTCCGGCGGCAGCTCGGGCGGACCGGGCGGCGTCAAGTGA
- a CDS encoding ACT domain-containing protein, which translates to MSSYLLRVQLEDRPGSLGSLAVALGSVGADILSLDVVERGPGYAIDDLVVELPLGSMPDTLITAAEALNGVYVDSIRPHTGLLEAHRELELIDHVAAAKGKTARLQVLADEAPRVLRVGWCVVVTGGKEGVVPHRITGSPGAPETLADSAPWLPLEHAAALDATGDWVPQFWRDIDTTLAAAPLGDSHTAIMLGRPGGPAFRPSEVARLGYLAGIVATIVR; encoded by the coding sequence GTGTCCTCCTATCTCCTGCGGGTCCAGCTCGAAGACCGCCCCGGTAGCCTCGGCTCGCTGGCGGTGGCTCTCGGCTCGGTGGGCGCCGACATCCTGTCGCTCGACGTTGTTGAGCGCGGTCCGGGCTACGCCATCGACGACCTGGTGGTCGAGCTGCCGCTCGGGTCCATGCCCGACACCCTGATCACGGCCGCCGAGGCCCTCAATGGCGTGTATGTGGACAGCATTCGGCCCCACACCGGACTGCTCGAGGCCCATCGCGAACTGGAACTGATCGACCACGTGGCCGCCGCCAAGGGCAAGACGGCCCGCCTCCAGGTGCTGGCCGACGAAGCGCCGCGCGTTCTGCGGGTCGGCTGGTGCGTGGTGGTGACCGGCGGTAAGGAAGGCGTGGTGCCCCACCGCATCACCGGCAGCCCCGGTGCGCCCGAGACGCTCGCCGACTCCGCGCCGTGGCTGCCGCTGGAACACGCTGCCGCCCTGGACGCGACCGGCGACTGGGTGCCGCAGTTCTGGCGGGATATCGACACCACCCTGGCCGCGGCGCCGTTGGGTGACTCGCACACCGCGATCATGCTCGGGCGCCCGGGCGGACCGGCCTTCCGGCCGTCGGAGGTCGCCCGGCTCGGATACCTCGCGGGCATCGTCGCGACCATCGTGCGCTAG
- a CDS encoding ABC1 kinase family protein: MAEIRRGRTGRAVKLATLPAGIAGRAVLGVGKRMAGKSKEDVNAELVEKAAEQLFQVLGELKGAAMKLGQALSVMEAAIPPAYAEPYREALTKLQSDAPPLPADKVHRVLDAQLGTKWRERFQSFDDKPVASASIGQVHSAVWGDGRRVAVKVQYPGAEEAVRADLKTLRMLTSLFKQVVPGADVKSIIDELIERTEEELNYRIEADYQRAFAKAFAGDPQFYVPAVVASSPKVVITEWMEGRKLSEIIANGSEDERNRCAHMLLEVTISAPYRCGLLHVDTHPGNFMLLDDGRFGVMDFGAVAVHEGGLPRATGPILRLARDEKWQEMTDYLREEGFIPPGATVSHDEINAYLLPYIEPLRHKSFHFSRKWLQGIVATAADIRSEQFAATFKTSRQLNLPANYLMMFRVLGGLLGIAAQLDATINYAEIVEKWVPGFRED; the protein is encoded by the coding sequence ATGGCTGAAATTCGCCGTGGCCGCACGGGACGTGCCGTCAAACTGGCAACCCTTCCTGCCGGCATCGCCGGCCGCGCCGTCCTGGGCGTCGGCAAGCGCATGGCCGGCAAGTCGAAAGAGGATGTCAACGCCGAGCTGGTCGAGAAGGCTGCCGAGCAGCTGTTCCAGGTGCTGGGGGAGCTCAAGGGCGCAGCCATGAAGCTCGGACAAGCGCTTTCGGTCATGGAGGCCGCCATCCCGCCGGCGTACGCCGAGCCCTATCGCGAAGCCCTCACGAAACTGCAGAGCGACGCCCCGCCGCTGCCGGCAGACAAGGTACATCGCGTACTCGACGCCCAGTTGGGCACCAAGTGGCGCGAGCGCTTCCAGTCCTTCGACGACAAGCCGGTCGCCTCCGCGAGCATCGGCCAGGTGCACAGTGCGGTGTGGGGCGACGGCCGCCGCGTCGCGGTGAAGGTGCAGTACCCGGGCGCCGAGGAGGCGGTACGAGCCGACCTCAAGACGCTGCGGATGCTGACGTCGTTGTTCAAGCAGGTGGTGCCCGGCGCCGACGTGAAGAGCATCATCGACGAGCTCATCGAGCGCACCGAGGAAGAACTGAACTACCGGATCGAGGCGGACTATCAGCGTGCCTTTGCCAAGGCCTTTGCCGGCGACCCGCAGTTCTATGTGCCCGCAGTCGTCGCGTCGTCGCCGAAGGTGGTCATCACCGAGTGGATGGAGGGCCGCAAGCTTTCCGAGATCATCGCCAATGGTTCCGAAGACGAGCGCAACCGGTGCGCGCACATGCTGCTCGAGGTCACCATCAGCGCCCCATACCGCTGTGGGCTGCTCCATGTCGACACCCATCCCGGCAATTTCATGTTGCTCGACGACGGCCGGTTCGGCGTCATGGATTTCGGTGCCGTCGCAGTCCACGAGGGCGGTCTGCCGCGCGCGACCGGGCCGATCCTGCGGCTTGCGCGTGACGAGAAGTGGCAGGAGATGACGGACTACCTGCGGGAGGAAGGCTTCATCCCGCCGGGGGCCACGGTGTCTCACGATGAGATCAACGCCTACCTACTGCCGTACATCGAACCATTGCGGCACAAGAGCTTCCACTTCAGTCGCAAGTGGCTGCAGGGCATCGTCGCCACCGCCGCGGACATCCGCAGCGAGCAGTTCGCCGCGACGTTCAAGACCAGCAGGCAACTGAACCTGCCTGCCAATTACCTGATGATGTTCCGGGTGCTCGGCGGTCTGCTCGGCATTGCCGCGCAGCTGGACGCGACCATCAACTACGCCGAGATCGTCGAGAAGTGGGTGCCCGGATTCCGCGAGGACTGA
- a CDS encoding DUF350 domain-containing protein has product MYLAAIDFGTVHTDTIIQNVVSSVLYFLVGVLVLAAGFLMVDALTPGSLRRQVFVERRPNAVAVTAAMDISLAAIIITAIHSSSDRLGQGLIDTLIYGLIGVALQGLALVAVELLAPGHFRGDIHAEDFHPAAVAVAVVLLAIGGINAAALT; this is encoded by the coding sequence ATGTACCTGGCCGCCATCGACTTCGGCACCGTCCACACCGATACCATCATCCAGAACGTCGTCAGCTCGGTGCTGTACTTCCTGGTGGGAGTGCTGGTGCTGGCCGCCGGCTTCCTCATGGTCGACGCGTTGACACCCGGCAGCCTCCGCCGGCAGGTGTTCGTCGAACGGCGGCCCAACGCGGTGGCTGTCACCGCCGCGATGGATATCTCGCTGGCCGCCATCATCATCACCGCGATCCACTCGAGCTCCGACCGTCTCGGGCAGGGTTTGATCGACACGTTGATCTACGGGCTGATCGGCGTCGCCCTTCAGGGGCTGGCCCTGGTGGCCGTGGAGTTGTTGGCGCCCGGCCACTTCCGGGGCGACATCCACGCCGAGGATTTCCACCCCGCCGCCGTGGCGGTCGCCGTGGTGCTGCTGGCCATCGGCGGCATCAATGCCGCCGCCCTCACCTGA
- a CDS encoding 5'-3' exonuclease, with protein MSQPILLLDGASMWFRSYFGVPSSITAPDGRPVNAVRGFIDNIAALVTQHRPSRLVVCLDLDWRPQWRVDLIPSYKAHRVEEITAGDAPDIEEVPDDLTPQVAMIMELLDAFGIATAGAPGFEADDVLGTLATREQTSPAIVVSGDRDLLQLASDDEPGIRVFYIGRGLAKAVLYGPAEVAESYGVPLDRAGAAYAELALMRGDASDGLPGVAGIGEKTAASLLQTYGSLTAIEAAAQDPTSKMAAAQRKKLLAAADYITAARPVVLVATDAPVSMSTESDALPLAARDPQRVADLAAKYGVTNSIARLQKALDKL; from the coding sequence GTGAGTCAGCCGATCCTGCTCCTCGACGGCGCCAGTATGTGGTTCCGCTCGTACTTCGGGGTGCCGTCCTCGATCACCGCGCCCGACGGCCGCCCCGTCAACGCGGTCCGCGGCTTCATCGACAACATCGCCGCCCTGGTTACCCAGCATCGCCCCAGCCGGCTGGTGGTGTGCCTGGACCTGGACTGGCGTCCGCAGTGGCGCGTCGACCTGATCCCGTCGTACAAGGCGCACCGGGTCGAAGAGATCACTGCAGGTGACGCCCCCGACATCGAGGAAGTGCCCGACGACCTCACGCCGCAGGTCGCCATGATCATGGAGCTGCTCGACGCGTTCGGTATCGCCACCGCGGGCGCACCGGGTTTCGAAGCCGACGACGTGCTGGGCACGCTGGCGACCCGGGAGCAGACCAGCCCCGCGATCGTGGTCAGCGGCGACCGTGACCTGTTGCAGCTGGCCAGCGATGACGAACCGGGAATCAGGGTGTTCTATATCGGCCGCGGCCTGGCCAAGGCCGTGCTCTACGGGCCCGCCGAGGTCGCCGAGAGCTACGGCGTCCCGCTGGATCGCGCCGGCGCCGCGTACGCCGAGCTGGCGCTGATGCGCGGTGACGCGTCCGACGGGCTGCCTGGCGTCGCCGGCATCGGCGAGAAGACGGCCGCCAGCCTGCTGCAGACCTACGGCTCACTGACGGCGATCGAGGCCGCCGCGCAGGACCCGACCTCGAAAATGGCTGCGGCGCAACGCAAGAAACTGCTTGCCGCCGCCGACTACATCACCGCTGCGCGCCCCGTCGTCCTCGTCGCGACCGATGCGCCGGTGTCGATGTCGACCGAATCCGACGCGCTGCCGCTCGCAGCCCGCGACCCGCAACGCGTGGCCGACCTGGCCGCCAAGTACGGCGTCACCAACTCGATCGCGCGGCTACAGAAGGCGCTCGACAAGCTATAG
- a CDS encoding class I SAM-dependent methyltransferase — protein MEPDFVTLTRDGYDRSAAHYVARFQRHLDDRPVDRAMIGAFAALVHPGTRVLDVGCGTGVATAALAVAGLDVTGIDLSPNMIAQARRHNPGLSFRVGSMLDLDVSDCSVGGLCAWYSIIHVPDTHLPAVFAEFHRVLAPGGVVLLAFQVGEEPRVLTDFDGARVNLTFIRRQPHAVADLLSKSGFRVYAELVRQLDDGLESTPQAYLMARRAA, from the coding sequence GTGGAACCCGACTTCGTCACATTGACCCGTGACGGCTACGACCGCAGTGCGGCGCACTACGTCGCGCGCTTCCAGCGCCATCTCGACGACAGGCCGGTGGATCGCGCCATGATCGGCGCCTTCGCCGCGCTGGTGCACCCCGGGACCAGAGTGCTCGATGTGGGTTGCGGTACCGGCGTGGCCACCGCGGCACTTGCCGTTGCCGGCCTGGATGTCACGGGAATCGATCTGTCTCCCAACATGATTGCGCAGGCACGGCGGCACAACCCGGGTCTGTCTTTTCGGGTGGGGTCGATGCTGGACCTCGATGTGTCCGACTGCAGCGTCGGCGGGCTGTGCGCGTGGTACTCGATCATCCATGTCCCGGACACGCATCTGCCGGCAGTGTTTGCTGAGTTCCACCGGGTGCTCGCGCCCGGCGGGGTGGTCCTTCTGGCATTCCAGGTTGGGGAGGAACCGCGCGTGCTGACCGACTTCGACGGTGCGCGGGTGAACTTGACGTTCATCCGCCGCCAACCGCATGCCGTCGCAGACCTGTTGTCGAAGAGTGGATTTCGCGTCTATGCCGAGCTGGTTCGGCAACTTGACGACGGACTCGAGTCTACTCCGCAGGCTTACCTTATGGCGCGTCGAGCAGCTTGA
- a CDS encoding DUF4178 domain-containing protein, with protein sequence MSTFLIVIGVLLMIAAIVVVVLAFTRAKKPEKPGARQDPLKSGEMPVFGPKQLGPGAIVSYGGVDYVVRGSVTYREGPFVWWEHLLEGVQGEPIWFSVEEDEGRLELAFWTKRPDLILQPGGPHTVDGGQYSEVERGTARYTCEGTTGLPPQGEMNYVDYATAGRAALLSFEQWSPNSPWEVSTGKLMLPGELTVYPAPPAGS encoded by the coding sequence GTGAGCACATTTCTGATCGTCATCGGTGTCCTGCTGATGATCGCGGCCATCGTTGTCGTGGTGCTCGCCTTCACCCGGGCCAAGAAGCCCGAGAAGCCAGGCGCCCGCCAGGACCCACTGAAGTCCGGCGAGATGCCGGTGTTCGGACCCAAGCAGCTGGGCCCTGGCGCAATCGTCAGCTACGGCGGCGTCGACTACGTGGTGCGGGGCTCGGTGACCTACCGCGAAGGGCCGTTCGTCTGGTGGGAGCATCTGCTGGAAGGCGTTCAGGGAGAACCTATCTGGTTCAGCGTCGAGGAGGACGAGGGACGTCTGGAACTCGCGTTCTGGACCAAGCGGCCCGACCTGATCTTGCAGCCCGGCGGCCCCCACACCGTCGACGGCGGGCAGTACAGCGAAGTCGAGCGCGGCACCGCGCGCTACACCTGCGAGGGCACCACGGGCCTACCGCCGCAGGGCGAGATGAACTACGTCGACTACGCCACCGCGGGCCGCGCTGCCCTGCTGAGTTTCGAGCAGTGGTCACCCAATTCACCATGGGAGGTGTCGACCGGCAAGCTCATGTTGCCCGGTGAGCTCACGGTGTACCCCGCTCCCCCCGCGGGTTCGTAG
- a CDS encoding MmcQ/YjbR family DNA-binding protein gives MPHPIMFDDDDPGLAELRMAALSFPESFEKVSWGRPVFCAPKMFAIYGGNSKTTGEMVAYPHSVLVKVDESDRAALEQDSRFYYPAYLGPSGWLGLDFTAAKVDWDEVRELLDASFRLIATKRLVKLLDAP, from the coding sequence GTGCCGCATCCGATCATGTTCGACGATGACGACCCCGGCCTGGCGGAGCTGCGGATGGCGGCCCTGAGCTTCCCCGAGTCCTTCGAGAAAGTGTCGTGGGGCCGGCCCGTGTTCTGCGCGCCCAAGATGTTCGCGATATACGGCGGCAACTCGAAGACGACGGGCGAAATGGTCGCGTACCCGCATTCGGTCCTGGTCAAGGTCGACGAGTCGGACCGCGCCGCACTGGAACAGGATTCGCGCTTCTACTACCCCGCCTACCTGGGCCCGTCAGGCTGGCTCGGGCTGGATTTCACCGCGGCGAAGGTCGACTGGGACGAGGTCCGCGAACTGCTGGACGCGTCGTTCCGGCTGATCGCGACGAAGCGGTTGGTCAAGCTGCTCGACGCGCCATAA
- the ligA gene encoding NAD-dependent DNA ligase LigA: MSSPDPDVRRQWQELAEEVRGHQFRYYVKDAPIISDGEFDKLLGELQQLEDTYPELRTPDSPTQLVGGAGFATEFGEAQHLERMLSLDNAFNSDELTAWAARLSNELGGDLEYLCELKVDGVALALVYRDGKLVRGATRGDGRTGEDVTLNARTITDVPEVLSGTDEFPVPAVLEVRGEVYFRVEDFAALNASLVEEGKAPFANPRNSAAGSLRQKNPAVTARRRLHMICHGLGLTEGFEPASLHDAYRALKAWGLPVSDHTTRVTGIAAVAERVAYWGEHRHDVDHEIDGLVVKLDDRTLQRRLGATSRAPRWAIAYKYPPEEVTTKLLDIRVSVGRTGRVTPFAYMEPVTVAGSTVGLATLHNATEVKRKGVLIGDTVVIRKAGDVIPEVLGPVVDVRDGTEREFVMPATCPECGSTLAPSKEGDADIRCPNTRSCPAQLRERVFHVAGRGAFDIEGLGYEAATALLAAGVITDEGDVFDLTADDLLRTNLFKTQKGELSANGARLLANLGKAKQQPLWRVLVALSIRHVGPTAARALAAEFGDLQSITEASEEQLAAVEGVGSTIAAAVIDWFTVDWHRAIVDKWRAAGVRMADERDAGIERTLEGLSIVVTGSLTGFSRDEAKEAILVRGGKAAGSVSKKTAYVVAGDAPGSKYDKAVELGVPILDEDGFRRLLEEGPAAEDSPDD; the protein is encoded by the coding sequence GTGAGCTCACCCGATCCCGACGTGCGCCGGCAATGGCAGGAACTGGCCGAAGAAGTTCGCGGCCATCAGTTCCGCTACTACGTCAAGGACGCACCGATCATCTCCGACGGTGAGTTCGACAAGCTGCTGGGAGAGCTGCAACAACTCGAAGATACCTACCCTGAACTGCGCACGCCGGATTCGCCGACGCAGCTGGTCGGCGGTGCGGGGTTCGCCACCGAGTTCGGGGAGGCCCAGCACCTGGAACGCATGCTGTCGCTCGACAACGCGTTCAACAGCGACGAGCTGACGGCATGGGCGGCCCGGCTGTCGAACGAGCTGGGCGGTGACCTCGAATACCTCTGCGAGCTCAAGGTCGACGGCGTCGCGCTCGCACTGGTCTATCGCGACGGCAAGCTGGTCCGCGGCGCGACGCGTGGCGACGGCCGCACGGGTGAGGATGTGACGCTCAACGCCCGCACCATCACCGACGTGCCCGAGGTGCTCAGCGGAACCGATGAATTCCCGGTCCCCGCCGTGCTGGAAGTCCGCGGCGAGGTGTACTTCCGCGTCGAGGACTTCGCGGCGCTCAACGCCAGCCTGGTGGAGGAAGGCAAGGCGCCGTTCGCCAATCCGCGCAACAGCGCCGCAGGGTCGTTGCGGCAGAAGAACCCGGCCGTCACGGCGCGCCGTCGGCTGCACATGATCTGCCACGGTCTGGGGCTTACCGAGGGCTTCGAGCCGGCGTCGCTGCACGACGCGTATCGCGCGCTGAAGGCCTGGGGGCTGCCGGTATCGGACCACACCACTCGCGTCACGGGTATCGCCGCGGTGGCCGAACGCGTCGCCTACTGGGGTGAGCATCGTCATGATGTCGATCACGAAATCGACGGTCTGGTGGTCAAATTGGACGACCGGACGTTGCAGCGGCGCCTCGGTGCCACCAGCCGGGCGCCACGCTGGGCCATCGCGTACAAGTACCCGCCCGAGGAAGTCACCACCAAGCTGCTCGATATCCGGGTCAGTGTGGGGCGCACCGGCCGGGTCACGCCATTCGCCTATATGGAACCCGTCACCGTGGCGGGGTCGACGGTCGGCCTGGCGACGTTGCACAACGCCACCGAGGTCAAGCGCAAGGGCGTGCTGATCGGCGACACCGTGGTGATCCGTAAGGCCGGTGACGTCATCCCCGAGGTGCTCGGCCCGGTGGTCGACGTGCGTGACGGCACCGAGCGCGAATTCGTCATGCCTGCAACATGTCCCGAGTGTGGCAGCACCCTCGCGCCGTCGAAGGAGGGCGACGCCGACATTCGCTGCCCCAACACCCGGTCATGCCCGGCGCAGCTGCGCGAGCGCGTGTTCCACGTCGCGGGCCGCGGTGCCTTCGACATCGAGGGCCTCGGTTATGAGGCGGCCACCGCGCTGCTGGCCGCCGGCGTGATCACCGACGAGGGTGACGTCTTCGATCTCACCGCTGACGACCTGTTGCGTACCAACCTGTTCAAGACCCAGAAGGGCGAGCTCTCCGCCAACGGCGCACGTCTGCTGGCCAACCTCGGTAAGGCCAAGCAGCAGCCGCTGTGGCGAGTGCTGGTGGCGCTGTCCATCCGGCACGTCGGCCCGACGGCGGCCCGCGCACTCGCCGCGGAATTCGGTGACCTGCAATCGATTACCGAAGCCTCCGAGGAACAGCTGGCCGCGGTCGAGGGCGTCGGTTCGACCATCGCCGCGGCGGTGATCGACTGGTTCACCGTCGACTGGCACCGCGCCATCGTGGACAAGTGGCGCGCCGCGGGTGTGCGGATGGCCGACGAACGCGACGCCGGCATCGAGCGCACCCTGGAAGGGCTGTCCATCGTGGTGACCGGTTCGCTGACGGGGTTCTCGCGCGACGAGGCCAAAGAGGCGATCCTGGTCCGCGGCGGCAAGGCGGCCGGGTCGGTGTCGAAGAAGACCGCCTACGTGGTGGCCGGTGACGCACCAGGGTCCAAGTACGACAAGGCCGTTGAGCTCGGCGTGCCGATCCTCGACGAGGACGGCTTCCGGCGGCTGCTGGAGGAGGGACCAGCGGCGGAGGATAGCCCCGACGACTAG